A genome region from Bradyrhizobium commune includes the following:
- the ftsZ gene encoding cell division protein FtsZ, whose translation MTISINVPDIHELKPRITVFGVGGAGGNAVNNMITAGLQGVDFVVANTDAQALTMSKAQRIVQMGTAVTQGLGAGSQPNVGAAAAEEVIDELRDHLSGANMVFVTAGMGGGTGTGAAPVIAKTARDMGILTVGVVTKPFHFEGGRRMRTAEAGINELHKVVDTLLIIPNQNLFRVANEKTTFADAFAMADQVLYSGVACITDLMVKEGLINLDFADVRAVMREMGKAMMGTGEASGDKRALTAAEAAIANPLIDDSSMKGAKGLLISITGGKDLTLFEVDEAATRIREEVDQDANIIVGATFDEALDGLIRVSVVATGIEQAAIARNSQATSAPVANAAPQQAPAPAAVAESRLADLTARLRADNQRMAERAQKLEAQIPAAAPVAPAAPRPNVERAALAAIAAAVADVPQAPAPQTYGDVTVRPIAQKPTLFPEPEQAPLAMHEPMTPETFIPPQAERAPARAPRMPRLDELPMPAQAELRQARGEVEDETPQKTRLSLLQRLANVGLGRRDEETEAPIAARTAGPAMPPLPDRKPQRTVAQQIAASEPVSEYARRPAPQGLDAHGRPAPVAPAPQGDDHLDIPAFLRRQAT comes from the coding sequence ATGACCATCAGCATCAATGTTCCTGATATTCACGAACTGAAGCCCCGGATCACCGTGTTCGGCGTCGGCGGCGCCGGTGGCAACGCCGTCAACAACATGATCACGGCGGGCCTCCAGGGCGTCGACTTCGTGGTCGCCAACACCGATGCGCAGGCGCTGACGATGTCGAAGGCGCAACGCATCGTGCAGATGGGCACCGCGGTCACGCAAGGCCTGGGCGCTGGCTCGCAGCCGAACGTCGGCGCCGCCGCCGCGGAGGAGGTGATCGACGAGCTGCGCGACCATCTCTCGGGCGCCAACATGGTGTTCGTCACCGCCGGCATGGGCGGCGGCACCGGTACGGGTGCAGCGCCCGTCATCGCCAAGACCGCGCGCGACATGGGCATTCTCACCGTCGGCGTCGTGACCAAGCCCTTCCACTTCGAGGGCGGCCGCCGCATGCGCACCGCGGAAGCCGGCATCAACGAGCTGCACAAGGTCGTCGACACGCTCCTGATCATCCCGAACCAGAACCTGTTCCGGGTGGCCAACGAGAAGACCACCTTCGCCGACGCGTTCGCGATGGCCGACCAGGTGCTCTACTCGGGCGTCGCCTGCATCACCGACCTGATGGTCAAGGAAGGCCTGATCAACCTCGACTTCGCCGACGTCCGCGCCGTCATGCGCGAGATGGGCAAGGCGATGATGGGCACGGGCGAGGCCTCCGGCGACAAGCGCGCGCTGACCGCCGCCGAGGCCGCGATCGCCAACCCGCTGATCGACGACAGCTCGATGAAGGGCGCCAAGGGCCTCCTGATCTCCATCACCGGCGGCAAGGACCTGACCCTGTTCGAGGTGGATGAAGCCGCGACCCGCATCCGCGAGGAAGTCGACCAGGACGCCAACATCATCGTCGGCGCCACCTTCGACGAAGCCCTCGACGGCCTGATCCGCGTCTCGGTGGTTGCCACCGGCATCGAGCAGGCCGCGATCGCCCGCAACAGCCAGGCGACCAGCGCGCCGGTTGCGAACGCAGCGCCGCAGCAGGCTCCGGCGCCTGCTGCTGTGGCCGAGAGCCGTCTCGCCGACCTGACCGCGCGGCTGCGCGCCGACAACCAGCGCATGGCCGAACGCGCCCAGAAGCTGGAAGCGCAGATTCCGGCCGCAGCGCCGGTTGCACCCGCTGCGCCGCGTCCGAATGTCGAGCGTGCGGCGCTCGCCGCCATCGCCGCTGCGGTTGCGGACGTTCCGCAGGCGCCCGCGCCGCAGACCTATGGCGACGTCACGGTGCGGCCGATTGCCCAGAAGCCCACGCTGTTCCCGGAGCCCGAGCAGGCGCCGCTGGCCATGCATGAGCCGATGACGCCGGAAACCTTCATCCCGCCACAGGCCGAGCGTGCGCCGGCCCGCGCGCCGCGGATGCCGCGCCTCGACGAACTGCCGATGCCGGCCCAGGCCGAGCTTCGCCAGGCCCGCGGCGAGGTCGAGGACGAGACCCCGCAGAAGACCCGGCTGTCGCTGCTCCAGCGTCTCGCCAATGTCGGCCTCGGCCGTCGTGACGAGGAGACCGAGGCGCCGATCGCCGCCCGGACCGCTGGTCCCGCGATGCCGCCGCTGCCCGATCGCAAGCCGCAGCGCACCGTGGCGCAGCAAATCGCGGCCAGCGAGCCGGTGTCGGAATATGCCCGCCGCCCGGCGCCGCAGGGTCTCGACGCTCATGGTCGCCCGGCACCTGTTGCGCCGGCGCCACAGGGCGACGACCATCTTGATATCCCGGCCTTCCTGCGGCGGCAGGCGACCTAA
- the recN gene encoding DNA repair protein RecN, producing the protein MLARLSIRDIVLIERLDIEFATGLAVLTGETGAGKSILLDAFALALGGRGDAGLVRHGAEQGQVTAVFDVPKNHPATKILAENGLDDTGEMILRRVQLADGRTRAFINDQAISVQTLKAVGAALVEIHGQHDERALVDAATHRRLLDAFAGLEKDVASVEALWEARRTASTALEAHRAGMERAAREADYLRHAADELKQLAPRDGEETSLASRRTTMMQGEKIASDLREAQEVVGGHNSPVAALSAAVRRLERRGVNSPALVEPAVKAIDIAINALEEADQHLLAALAATDFDPAELERIEERLFALRAASRKYSTPVDGLAALAAKYAADVVLIDAGASQLKKLEQAAIEADARYAAAAKKLSAARQKSAEKLNKAVNAELAPLKLERAKFMTQVGTDEAAPGPQGFDRVEFWVQTNPGTKPGPLMKVASGGELSRFLLALKVVLSDRGSAPTLVFDEIDTGVGGAVADAIGARLARLAGKVQVMAVTHAPQVAARADQHLLISKDALDKGKRVATRVNALAADHRREEIARMLAGAEITAEARAAAERLLKAATA; encoded by the coding sequence ATGCTGGCGCGTCTGTCGATCCGTGACATCGTCCTGATCGAACGGCTCGATATCGAATTCGCCACCGGGCTTGCGGTTTTGACCGGCGAGACCGGTGCGGGCAAATCCATCCTGCTCGATGCCTTTGCGCTGGCGCTCGGCGGCCGCGGCGACGCCGGCCTCGTGCGCCATGGCGCGGAGCAGGGCCAGGTCACTGCCGTCTTCGACGTTCCGAAGAATCACCCTGCGACGAAGATTCTGGCCGAGAACGGCCTGGACGATACCGGCGAGATGATCTTGCGCCGGGTCCAGCTGGCCGATGGCCGCACCCGCGCCTTCATCAACGACCAGGCGATCAGCGTGCAGACGCTGAAGGCGGTCGGCGCGGCGCTGGTCGAGATCCACGGCCAGCACGATGAGCGCGCGCTGGTCGATGCCGCCACCCACCGCCGCCTGCTCGATGCCTTTGCCGGGCTCGAAAAGGACGTCGCTTCCGTCGAAGCCCTGTGGGAGGCGCGCCGCACCGCCAGCACTGCGCTGGAAGCGCATCGCGCCGGCATGGAGCGCGCCGCGCGCGAGGCCGATTATCTGCGCCATGCCGCGGATGAGTTGAAGCAGCTCGCGCCCAGGGACGGCGAGGAGACCTCGCTCGCCTCGCGCCGCACCACGATGATGCAGGGCGAGAAGATCGCCTCCGACCTGCGCGAGGCGCAGGAGGTCGTCGGCGGCCATAATTCGCCGGTTGCGGCGCTGTCGGCCGCCGTCCGCCGGTTGGAGCGCCGCGGCGTCAATTCGCCGGCGCTGGTCGAGCCCGCGGTCAAGGCGATCGACATTGCGATCAACGCGCTGGAAGAGGCCGACCAGCATCTGCTGGCGGCGCTCGCCGCAACCGACTTCGATCCGGCCGAGCTCGAACGCATCGAGGAGCGGCTGTTCGCCTTGCGCGCCGCCTCGCGCAAATATTCGACGCCGGTTGACGGGCTCGCCGCGCTCGCCGCCAAATATGCCGCCGACGTGGTGCTGATCGATGCTGGCGCCTCGCAGCTGAAGAAGCTGGAGCAGGCCGCGATCGAGGCCGATGCCCGCTATGCTGCTGCGGCGAAAAAGCTCTCGGCGGCGCGGCAGAAATCGGCCGAGAAGCTCAACAAGGCCGTCAACGCCGAGCTCGCGCCGCTCAAGCTCGAACGCGCAAAATTCATGACCCAGGTCGGGACCGACGAGGCCGCGCCGGGCCCGCAGGGCTTTGACCGCGTCGAGTTCTGGGTGCAGACCAATCCCGGCACCAAGCCCGGTCCGCTGATGAAAGTGGCCTCCGGCGGCGAGCTGTCGCGCTTCCTGCTGGCGCTCAAGGTCGTGCTGTCCGACCGCGGCTCGGCACCGACGCTGGTGTTCGACGAAATCGACACCGGCGTCGGTGGCGCGGTCGCCGACGCCATCGGCGCTCGGCTGGCGCGGTTGGCCGGCAAGGTCCAGGTGATGGCCGTGACCCACGCCCCGCAGGTTGCCGCCCGCGCCGACCAGCATCTCCTGATCTCGAAGGATGCCCTCGACAAGGGCAAGCGCGTCGCCACCCGCGTCAACGCGCTCGCCGCCGACCACCGCCGCGAGGAAATCGCGCGCATGCTCGCCGGCGCCGAGATCACGGCCGAGGCGAGGGCAGCTGCGGAGCGGCTGCTCAAGGCGGCGACGGCTTAG
- a CDS encoding multidrug effflux MFS transporter, whose amino-acid sequence MHGMISRPPETAMKNIATSRVVLLLLVVMTGIAPISLYILVPALPVLATNFGRDISIAQMTVSLYMVGIALSQLIMGPLSDKFGRRPVLLGGLALMVAASVACIFAETLPQLIAARFFQALGGASGMVISRAIIRDIYERDRVASMISLVVAALMIGQMVSPLTGGLIETAFGWRAIFYAVTIGAIAVAVGIAFALPETRRSRAAGSGGFRGDVGMLIKSRAFVGYVMCQVLASQIIFAFAGGGPYIVVTQMGRSSAEYGAWFATTGFAYLVGNLLCVRFAPRHSLEKLIWFGLGLQLCGSLLNLLWSFTGWNEAPGWLFGTQMIVMVGNAFVMANSAAGAISIRPEAAGTASGAMGFLQQGVGALVSQFGAYLGGHSATTLPLTSAILAISLLCASMMIFVVPRREVVVSKTLIAQAEEDEAGMM is encoded by the coding sequence ATGCACGGCATGATCAGCAGGCCGCCGGAAACGGCGATGAAGAACATCGCGACCTCGCGCGTGGTGTTGCTGCTGCTTGTCGTCATGACCGGGATCGCGCCGATCTCGCTCTACATCCTGGTTCCGGCGCTGCCGGTGCTGGCGACGAATTTCGGGCGCGACATCTCGATCGCACAGATGACGGTGTCGCTCTACATGGTCGGCATCGCGCTGTCGCAGCTGATCATGGGGCCGCTGTCGGACAAGTTCGGGCGGCGACCGGTGCTGCTCGGCGGCCTCGCATTGATGGTCGCGGCGAGCGTCGCCTGCATCTTCGCCGAGACACTGCCGCAACTGATCGCGGCGCGCTTCTTCCAGGCCTTGGGCGGCGCCTCCGGCATGGTGATAAGCCGCGCCATCATTCGTGACATCTACGAGCGCGACCGCGTCGCCTCCATGATCAGCCTCGTGGTCGCAGCGCTTATGATCGGCCAGATGGTCTCGCCGCTCACCGGCGGCCTGATCGAGACGGCGTTCGGCTGGCGCGCGATCTTCTACGCCGTCACGATCGGCGCGATTGCGGTGGCCGTCGGCATCGCCTTCGCGCTGCCCGAGACGCGCCGCAGCCGCGCCGCCGGAAGCGGCGGTTTTCGCGGCGACGTCGGCATGCTGATCAAGAGCCGCGCCTTCGTCGGCTATGTGATGTGCCAGGTGCTGGCCTCGCAGATCATCTTCGCCTTCGCCGGCGGCGGCCCCTACATCGTGGTGACCCAGATGGGGCGGAGCAGCGCCGAATATGGTGCGTGGTTCGCAACGACCGGCTTTGCGTATCTCGTCGGCAATCTGCTGTGCGTGCGCTTTGCGCCGCGGCACTCGCTGGAGAAGCTGATCTGGTTCGGGCTGGGCCTGCAACTCTGCGGCAGCCTGTTGAACCTGCTCTGGAGTTTCACCGGCTGGAACGAAGCGCCTGGCTGGCTGTTCGGCACGCAGATGATCGTGATGGTCGGCAACGCCTTCGTGATGGCGAATTCCGCCGCCGGCGCCATCAGCATCCGCCCCGAAGCCGCCGGCACCGCCTCGGGGGCGATGGGCTTCCTGCAACAGGGCGTCGGCGCACTGGTGTCGCAGTTCGGCGCCTATCTCGGCGGCCACTCCGCCACGACGCTGCCGCTGACGTCGGCCATTCTCGCGATCTCGCTGCTCTGCGCCTCGATGATGATCTTCGTCGTCCCCCGCCGCGAGGTCGTGGTGAGCAAGACGCTGATCGCGCAGGCGGAGGAGGACGAGGCGGGGATGATGTGA
- the ligA gene encoding NAD-dependent DNA ligase LigA, producing MARAAKSTKPLRDVADLTKAQAKVEHMRLALELEEHDKRYYQDDAPTVTDAEYDALRQRFNAIEKRFPEFVSADSPSQKIGAAPSGRFKKVRHAVPMLSLDNAFAEEDVRDFVGRIVRFLKLDDDKIDFSAEPKIDGLSMSLRYEGGELVTAATRGDGAVGEDVTANIRTLEDVPQKLKGRSIPDTCEVRGEVYMSKKAFLALNERQKAAGDTIFANPRNSAAGSLRQKDPTITASRPLGFFAYAWGEMSAMPEETQTGMIRWFERCGFKTNPLTKLCHSVEELLAFHHSIEEQRAKLDYDIDGVVYKVDRLDWQERLGFVSRTPRWGIAHKFPAERAMTVLRDIEIQVGRTGSFTPVGKLEPVGVGGVIVQNVTLHNEDYIKGIGNKGEVLREGRDIRIGDTVVIQRAGDVIPQIVDVVLDKRPKSAKEFHFPKKCPCPLHTDVVRGETAAGEEEARARCTGEFACPYQKIEHLKLFVSRRAFDIDGLGEKQLQYFFDEGWVKEPADIFTLEKRNAKLKLEEIEGYGETSVRNLFGAIESRRRIALERFVYALGMRHVGETTALALARGYGSWDAFHEACLKVAKGDEEAMAEMDALDQIGDTVIKSIADYFGESHNRGIVERLTREVEIVDAEKPKSNSAVAGKTVVFTGSLEKMTRDEAKATAERLGAKVSGSVSKKTDLVVAGPGAGSKLADANKHGVKVLTEDEWLALIGE from the coding sequence ATGGCCAGAGCAGCAAAATCCACAAAGCCGCTTCGCGACGTCGCCGACCTCACCAAGGCGCAGGCCAAGGTCGAGCACATGCGGCTCGCGCTCGAGCTCGAAGAGCATGACAAGCGCTATTATCAGGACGACGCGCCGACAGTCACCGACGCCGAATACGACGCGCTGCGCCAGCGCTTCAACGCGATCGAAAAGCGCTTTCCCGAATTCGTCAGCGCGGACTCGCCCTCACAGAAGATCGGGGCGGCGCCGTCAGGCCGTTTCAAAAAGGTCCGGCATGCCGTTCCCATGCTGTCGCTCGACAACGCCTTTGCCGAAGAGGACGTGCGCGACTTCGTCGGCCGCATCGTGCGCTTCCTGAAGCTCGACGACGACAAGATCGACTTCTCCGCCGAGCCGAAGATCGATGGTCTCTCGATGTCGCTGCGTTATGAGGGCGGCGAGCTCGTGACCGCGGCGACGCGCGGTGACGGCGCGGTCGGCGAGGACGTCACCGCCAACATCCGCACCCTCGAGGACGTCCCGCAAAAGCTCAAGGGACGCAGCATCCCCGACACCTGCGAGGTGCGCGGCGAGGTCTACATGTCCAAGAAGGCCTTCCTCGCGCTCAACGAGCGGCAGAAGGCGGCCGGAGACACCATCTTCGCCAACCCGCGCAATTCGGCCGCAGGCTCCTTGCGGCAGAAGGATCCGACCATCACCGCCTCACGCCCACTCGGCTTCTTCGCCTATGCCTGGGGCGAGATGAGCGCGATGCCGGAAGAGACGCAGACCGGCATGATCCGCTGGTTCGAGCGCTGTGGCTTCAAGACCAATCCGCTGACGAAGCTGTGTCACTCCGTCGAGGAATTGCTCGCCTTCCATCATTCAATTGAGGAGCAGCGCGCAAAACTCGACTACGATATCGACGGCGTCGTTTACAAGGTCGATCGCCTCGACTGGCAGGAGCGGCTTGGCTTCGTTTCGCGCACGCCGCGCTGGGGCATCGCACATAAATTCCCGGCCGAGCGCGCCATGACGGTGCTGCGCGACATCGAGATCCAGGTCGGCCGCACCGGCTCGTTTACGCCCGTCGGCAAGCTCGAGCCGGTCGGCGTCGGCGGCGTGATCGTGCAGAACGTCACGCTGCACAACGAGGACTACATCAAGGGCATCGGCAACAAGGGCGAAGTCTTGCGCGAGGGCCGCGATATCCGGATCGGCGATACTGTCGTGATCCAGCGCGCCGGGGACGTGATTCCGCAGATCGTCGACGTCGTCCTCGACAAGCGGCCGAAGAGCGCCAAGGAGTTTCACTTCCCGAAAAAATGCCCGTGTCCGCTGCACACCGACGTGGTGCGCGGGGAGACGGCCGCCGGCGAAGAGGAAGCGCGCGCCCGCTGCACCGGCGAGTTCGCCTGTCCCTACCAGAAGATCGAGCATCTGAAGCTGTTCGTGTCGCGGCGCGCCTTCGACATCGACGGCCTCGGCGAGAAGCAGCTCCAGTATTTCTTCGACGAGGGGTGGGTGAAGGAGCCCGCCGACATTTTTACGCTGGAGAAGCGCAACGCGAAACTGAAGCTCGAGGAGATCGAGGGCTACGGCGAAACCTCGGTGCGCAATTTGTTCGGCGCCATCGAGAGCCGGCGCAGAATCGCGCTGGAGCGTTTCGTCTACGCGCTCGGCATGCGCCATGTCGGCGAGACCACCGCGCTGGCGCTGGCGCGCGGCTATGGCTCGTGGGATGCTTTCCACGAGGCCTGCCTCAAGGTCGCCAAGGGCGACGAGGAGGCGATGGCCGAGATGGACGCGCTCGACCAGATCGGCGACACCGTGATCAAGAGCATCGCGGATTACTTCGGCGAGAGCCACAATCGCGGCATCGTCGAGCGCCTGACCCGCGAAGTCGAGATCGTCGACGCCGAGAAGCCGAAGAGCAACTCGGCCGTTGCCGGCAAGACGGTGGTGTTCACGGGCTCGCTGGAGAAGATGACGCGCGACGAGGCCAAGGCGACTGCGGAACGGCTCGGCGCAAAGGTGTCGGGCTCGGTGTCGAAGAAGACGGACCTTGTCGTCGCCGGCCCCGGCGCGGGCTCGAAGCTCGCGGACGCCAACAAGCACGGCGTCAAGGTGCTGACCGAGGATGAGTGGCTGGCGCTGATCGGGGAGTGA
- the lpxC gene encoding UDP-3-O-acyl-N-acetylglucosamine deacetylase — translation MKFSRQTTLRAQATVAGVGVHSGLPVTLTLGPAPVDAGFIFVRTGLEGSDREVQATAEQVVATDLATVLGDNDGPLVSTAEHVLAALRGMGVDNATIEIDGAEVPIMDGSAAAFVAAIDQAGIVTQSAQRRFIQVLKPVSVAIGDSFGEIRPYANGFRAQIEIDFANPVIGRQAYEFELVPERFRREIARARTFGLMCDQARLWAAGYGRGASFDNTVVFDEERLLNPEGLRYADECARHKVLDVIGDLALAGLPLLGAYRSVRGGHKLNHAVLTALLADRTAWRVVEGEAARRTTRPVVEVGGGIVGGRIAAAYGPDVS, via the coding sequence ATGAAATTTAGCCGGCAAACAACGCTTCGTGCGCAAGCCACCGTGGCCGGCGTCGGCGTTCATTCCGGTCTTCCCGTCACTCTCACGCTTGGACCTGCACCCGTCGATGCAGGTTTTATTTTTGTCCGCACCGGACTTGAGGGAAGTGACCGCGAGGTCCAGGCGACCGCCGAGCAGGTCGTCGCGACGGATCTTGCTACGGTGCTGGGTGATAATGACGGGCCACTCGTTTCGACCGCTGAGCATGTGCTTGCTGCACTGCGAGGCATGGGGGTGGACAACGCCACCATCGAGATCGACGGCGCGGAAGTGCCGATCATGGACGGCAGCGCAGCGGCCTTCGTCGCGGCGATCGATCAGGCCGGGATCGTCACCCAATCGGCCCAGCGCCGGTTCATTCAGGTTCTGAAGCCGGTCTCGGTCGCTATCGGCGACTCCTTCGGCGAGATACGGCCCTATGCCAACGGCTTCCGCGCGCAGATCGAGATCGATTTCGCCAATCCCGTGATCGGCCGGCAAGCTTATGAGTTCGAGCTTGTGCCGGAACGCTTCCGCCGTGAGATCGCTCGCGCCCGGACCTTCGGTCTAATGTGCGATCAGGCGCGGCTCTGGGCCGCAGGCTATGGTCGCGGCGCATCCTTCGACAACACCGTGGTTTTCGACGAAGAGCGGCTGCTCAATCCCGAGGGCCTGCGCTATGCCGACGAATGCGCCCGTCACAAGGTGCTGGACGTGATCGGCGATCTCGCGCTGGCCGGCCTGCCGCTGCTTGGCGCTTATCGCTCGGTGCGTGGCGGCCACAAGCTCAACCACGCCGTCCTGACTGCGCTGCTCGCCGATCGTACCGCCTGGCGGGTCGTGGAGGGCGAGGCCGCCCGCCGCACCACGCGTCCCGTGGTCGAGGTCGGCGGCGGCATCGTTGGCGGCCGGATCGCCGCGGCCTACGGGCCGGACGTGTCCTAG
- a CDS encoding aminopeptidase P family protein: protein MFEAHFQTFEEPEAGVALTARLAALREELARRKLTGFVIPRADQQQNEYVAPSEERLAWLTGFTGSAGLAVVLIREAALFVDGRYTIQAAKQVDAKAWAVESLIDPPPENWISAHLKSGDRLGFDPWLHTFAATERLTAACAKAGAELVAVDSNPVDAIWQDRPQPPLAPVAVHGLQYAGVAEAGKLTQIKSEIDKLGADALVLSDSHAVAWTFNIRGGDVAHTPLPLSYAVVPKDGRPTVFIDHRKLSNLTRDHLEQTADVREPDALAPTLMALAKSGATIALDNATAAEALSRLIVSSGGKPLRGNDPIALLKAVKNPTEIAGTKTAHQRDAVALARFLAFIDREAGSGKLTEIDAVEALETFRRDTGALKDVSFPTISGTGPNGAIVHYRVTRKSNRRIARGDLLLIDSGAQYEDGTTDVTRTIAVGEPTGEMRDRFTRVLRGHIAIARAVFPDGTTGAQLDTLARQYLWAAGVDFEHGTGHGVGSYLSVHEGPARISKLGTTPLKRGMILSNEPGYYKTDGFGIRIENLELVVAADIKGAEKAMSAFETLTLAPIDRRLIDVAMLSRDELAWLNAYHARVKAEVRPALDEATRAWLDQATAELKA, encoded by the coding sequence ATGTTCGAAGCGCATTTCCAGACATTCGAGGAGCCCGAGGCGGGCGTCGCATTGACCGCGCGCCTGGCAGCGCTCCGTGAAGAGCTCGCCCGCCGCAAGCTGACCGGCTTCGTCATACCGCGCGCCGATCAGCAGCAGAATGAATATGTCGCGCCCTCGGAAGAGCGGCTCGCCTGGCTGACCGGCTTTACGGGGTCGGCGGGTTTGGCGGTGGTGCTGATCCGCGAGGCGGCATTGTTCGTCGACGGCCGCTACACGATTCAGGCGGCCAAGCAGGTCGATGCCAAGGCCTGGGCGGTGGAGTCGCTGATCGATCCGCCACCCGAGAACTGGATCTCGGCCCATCTCAAATCCGGCGATCGCCTAGGATTTGATCCATGGCTGCACACTTTTGCGGCAACCGAGCGCCTGACCGCCGCCTGCGCCAAGGCTGGTGCCGAGCTGGTCGCCGTCGACAGCAACCCGGTCGACGCCATCTGGCAGGACCGGCCGCAGCCGCCACTGGCACCGGTCGCGGTCCACGGCTTGCAATATGCCGGCGTCGCTGAAGCCGGGAAGCTGACGCAGATCAAAAGCGAGATCGACAAGCTCGGCGCCGACGCGCTGGTGCTCTCCGACAGCCATGCCGTGGCCTGGACCTTCAACATTCGCGGCGGCGATGTCGCCCATACGCCGCTGCCGCTGTCCTACGCGGTGGTGCCGAAGGACGGCCGGCCGACCGTTTTCATCGACCACCGCAAGCTTTCCAACCTGACGCGCGACCATCTCGAGCAAACGGCCGACGTGCGCGAGCCTGATGCGCTGGCGCCGACGCTGATGGCGCTGGCCAAGAGCGGTGCCACCATTGCGCTCGACAATGCAACCGCGGCCGAGGCGCTCAGCCGGCTGATCGTGAGCTCCGGCGGCAAGCCGCTGCGCGGCAACGATCCGATCGCGCTGCTCAAGGCGGTCAAGAACCCGACCGAGATCGCAGGCACGAAGACCGCGCACCAGCGCGATGCCGTGGCGCTGGCGCGCTTCCTCGCCTTCATCGATCGCGAGGCAGGAAGCGGCAAGCTCACCGAGATCGACGCGGTCGAGGCGCTGGAGACGTTCCGCCGCGATACCGGCGCGCTGAAGGACGTCTCGTTCCCGACCATCTCCGGCACCGGCCCGAACGGCGCCATCGTGCATTACCGCGTCACCCGCAAGAGCAACCGGCGCATCGCGCGCGGCGATCTGCTGCTGATCGATTCCGGCGCGCAGTATGAAGACGGCACGACCGACGTCACCCGCACGATTGCCGTCGGCGAGCCGACAGGAGAGATGCGCGACCGCTTCACCCGCGTGCTACGCGGCCACATCGCGATCGCGCGCGCGGTCTTCCCCGACGGCACCACCGGCGCACAACTCGACACGCTGGCGCGGCAATATCTCTGGGCCGCCGGCGTCGATTTCGAGCACGGCACCGGTCACGGCGTCGGCAGCTATCTGTCGGTCCACGAGGGCCCGGCGCGAATCTCGAAGCTCGGCACCACGCCGCTGAAGCGCGGCATGATCCTCTCCAACGAGCCCGGCTATTACAAGACCGACGGTTTCGGCATCCGCATCGAGAACCTCGAGCTGGTGGTCGCCGCCGACATCAAGGGCGCCGAGAAGGCGATGAGCGCGTTCGAGACGCTGACGCTGGCGCCGATCGACCGCCGGCTGATCGATGTGGCGATGTTGAGCAGGGACGAGCTCGCCTGGCTCAATGCCTACCACGCGCGCGTGAAAGCCGAAGTACGGCCGGCGCTCGACGAGGCGACGCGGGCCTGGCTCGATCAGGCGACGGCGGAGCTCAAGGCGTAG
- a CDS encoding outer membrane protein assembly factor BamD, with protein MSAQRMTRGYLSVWPNASLKASIGARALLQAATLFVLALPLAGCGTGALWDKFTAKDDTFVEEPADKIYNEGLFLMNEKKDMKAANKKFEEVDRQHPYSDWARKSLLMSAYASYQGGDYDSCIGAATRYVTLHPGSPDAAYAQYLIAASHYDQIPDISRDQARTEKAIASLEEVIRKYPNSEYATSAKAKIEGARDQLAGKEMNVGRYYMQKKDYTAAINRYKAVVTQYQTTRHVEEALYRLTEAYMAIGIVGEAQTAAAVLGHNFPDSRWYKDAYNLVKSGGLEPSENQGSWISRTFKKMGLG; from the coding sequence ATGTCGGCACAGCGTATGACGCGCGGATATCTTTCGGTTTGGCCCAACGCCTCGTTGAAGGCTTCGATCGGGGCCCGTGCGCTGCTTCAGGCTGCCACCCTCTTCGTGCTCGCGCTGCCACTGGCTGGCTGCGGCACCGGTGCGCTCTGGGACAAGTTCACGGCCAAGGACGACACCTTCGTCGAGGAGCCTGCCGACAAGATCTACAATGAGGGCTTGTTCCTCATGAACGAAAAGAAGGACATGAAGGCGGCGAACAAGAAGTTCGAAGAGGTCGACCGCCAGCATCCCTATTCCGACTGGGCGCGCAAATCGCTGCTGATGTCGGCCTACGCGTCCTACCAGGGCGGCGACTATGACAGCTGCATCGGTGCGGCGACCCGCTACGTCACCCTGCATCCCGGCAGCCCGGACGCGGCCTACGCGCAATATCTCATCGCCGCCTCGCATTACGACCAGATTCCGGACATCAGCCGCGACCAGGCCCGGACCGAGAAGGCGATCGCCTCGCTGGAAGAGGTGATCCGCAAATATCCGAACTCGGAATACGCGACCTCGGCCAAGGCCAAGATCGAGGGGGCGCGCGACCAGCTCGCCGGCAAGGAAATGAATGTCGGCCGCTACTACATGCAGAAGAAGGACTACACGGCCGCGATCAACCGCTACAAGGCCGTGGTGACGCAGTATCAGACCACGCGCCACGTCGAGGAGGCGCTCTACCGGCTCACCGAGGCCTATATGGCGATCGGCATCGTCGGCGAGGCCCAGACCGCAGCCGCCGTGCTCGGCCACAATTTTCCTGACAGCCGCTGGTACAAGGACGCCTATAATCTTGTAAAATCCGGCGGTCTCGAACCGAGCGAGAATCAGGGGTCCTGGATCAGCCGGACCTTCAAGAAGATGGGTCTCGGCTAG